The proteins below come from a single Notamacropus eugenii isolate mMacEug1 chromosome 7, mMacEug1.pri_v2, whole genome shotgun sequence genomic window:
- the TRPM7 gene encoding transient receptor potential cation channel subfamily M member 7 isoform X2, translating to MSQKSWIENTLTKRECVYIIPSSKDPHRCLPGCQICQQLVRCFCGRLVRQHACFTASLAMKYSDVKLGEHLNQEIEEWSVEKHTEQSPTDSYGVINFQGGSHSYRAKYVRLSYDTKPEIILQLMLKEWQMELPKLVISVHGGMQKFELHPRIKQLLGKGLIKAAVTTGAWILTGGVNTGVAKHVGDALKEHASRSSRKICTIGIAPWGVIENRNDLVGRDVVAPYQTLLNPLSKLNVLNNLHSHFILVDNGTVGKYGAEVRLRRELEKAINQQRIHARIGQGVPVVALIFEGGPNVILTVLEYLQESPPVPVVVCEGTGRAADILAHVHKQTEEGG from the exons tcccaGAAATCCTGGATAGAAAATACTTTGACCAAGAGGGAATGTGTTTATATTATACCAAGTTCAAAAGACCCTCACAG ATGCCTTCCAGGATGTCAGATTTGTCAGCAACTTGTCAG GTGCTTCTGTGGTCGCTTGGTCAGGCAACATGCTTGTTTCACTGCAAGTCTTGCTATGAAGTACTCAGATGTGAAATTGGGTGAACATTTAAATCAAGAGATAGAAGAGTGGTCAGTGGAAAAACACACAGAACAGAGCCCCACTGATTCTTATGGTGTCATCAATTTTCAAGGGGGTTCTCATTCCTATAGAGCTAAG TACGTGAGACTGTCGTATGACACCAAACCTGAAATCATTCTGCAGCTTATGCTGAAAGAATGGCAAATGGAACTGCCCAAACTTGTTATTTCTGTACATGGCGGGATGCAGAAATTTGAACTTCATCCACGAATCAAGCAGTTGCTTGGTAAAGGTCTTATTAAAGCTGCAGTAACAACCGGAGCCTGGATTCTAACTGGAGGAGTGAACACGG GTGTGGCAAAACATGTTGGTGATGCCCTCAAAGAACATGCTTCTAGATCATCTCGAAAGATTTGCACTATTGGAATAGCGCCATGGGGAGTTATTGAAAACAGGAATGATCTTGTTGGAAGAGAT GTGGTTGCCCCTTATCAAACTTTATTGAACCCTTTGAGTAAATTGAATGTTCTGAATAATCTCCATTCCCATTTCATATTGGTGGATAACGGCACTGTTGGCAAGTACGGTGCAGAAGTGAGACTGAGACGAGAGCTGGAGAAGGCTATCAATCAACAGAGAATTCATGCTA gaATTGGTCAAGGTGTTCCTGTGGTGGCTCTCATTTTTGAAGGAGGGCCCAATGTTATCCTTACAGTATTGGAATATCTTCAAGAGAGTCCACCTGTCCCAGTGGTGGTTTGCGAAGGTACAGGTCGAGCTGCAGACATACTGGCTCATGTTCATAAACAAACAGAAGAAGGCGGGTAA